The Polyodon spathula isolate WHYD16114869_AA chromosome 3, ASM1765450v1, whole genome shotgun sequence genome has a segment encoding these proteins:
- the LOC121312985 gene encoding nitric oxide synthase, endothelial-like, whose product MGSQYLALYLSISLHSSSCPTEIQRYVRIKNWETGQLFYDTLHMQSTTEVPCRACRCLGSVMFPDQMIRKPPEEPVNRERLLSMATDFINQYYTSIKRFQSLAHLQRLSMVQSDIRATGSYQLEETELIFGAKLAWRNASRCVGRIQWSKLQVFDARDCSSAEEMFTHICTHIKYATNKGSLRSAITVFPQRSEGLTDFRIWSPQLIRYAGYSQPDGSVIGDPSNIELTELCIQMGWKPRYGRFDVLPLILQAREEPPALFELPAELVLEVSIIHPTFEWFADLGLKWYALPAVSSMMLEIGGLEFTAVPFNGWYLGSEIGVRNFCDNYRYNILEEVGRRMGLDTKKTSSLWKDKAIVEINIAVLHSYQLAKVTIVDHHAATESFMKHMENEYRTRGGCPADWVWIVPPISGSITPVFHQEMLDYFLSPSFSYQPDPWKLPGFSAKKKMRFKEIAEAVKFSASLMGHAMAKRVKARILYATETGKSETFARILCDIFKQAFDPKVVCMDEYDIVNLEHDNLVLVVTSTFGDGDPPENGERFAKALMDMTHPTSKQPEPQKSYKMRFNSLSKMDTILELLKKKPRLSSTTESAGPLGTVRFSVFGLGSRAYPRFCAFGRAVDTRFDELGGERILQMGEGDELCGQEESFKTWARDIFRAACNTFCVESNSSLDQNEDVFSRDHGWQSQKYRTVIEATPTDLITALSKLHKRKVFQTKVISTQNLQSPKSSRATILVRLDTGGQKELQYLPGDHLGIFPTNQEQLVQAVLSHISNAQPINKTIGVEILEEKNGKSSWVQENRLPPCTLFQALSHFLDISSTPSPQLLLSLSQFTSADEDRSRLETLGQAGDDYEQWKWFYSPTLAEVLEEFPSLSLPASFLLSQLPLLQPRYYSISSSPETTPCQVHATVAVVQYSTQDGTGPLHHGVCSTWLNQLKPGEEVPCFIRESPSFHLPADDSAPCILVGPGTGIAPFRSFWQQRLYEIEHRGKKPKEMVLVFGCRQAEFDHIYKEEMEEAKCKGVFSGIYTAYSREEHTFKVYVQDILREQLASEVLRTLCVQRGHMYVCGDVTMAKDVLDTVQEILSVHGGMSLDEAGECLSKLRDQSRYHEDIFGITLRTHEVSSLIRYRCHFQEQKMDGSMECHSTAVS is encoded by the exons GTTCCAGTCCCTGGCACACCTGCAGCGTCTGAGCATGGTGCAGAGTGATATCAGAGCAACGGGCTCCTACCAGCTGGAGGAGACGGAGCTGATCTTTGGTGCCAAGCTGGCCTGGCGGAATGCTTCTCGCTGTGTTGGACGCATACAGTGGTCAAAGCTACAG GTGTTTGATGCCCGGGACTGCAGCTCGGCGGAGGAGATGTTCACTCACATCTGCACCCACATCAAGTACGCCACCAACAAGGGCAGCCTGCG ATCGGCCATTACAGTTTTCCCGCAAAGGTCAGAAGGTCTCACGGATTTCCGCATTTGGAGCCCTCAGCTTATTCGCTACGCCGGGTACAGCCAACCAGATGGCTCTGTCATTGGCGATCCCTCGAACATCGAGCTCACAGAG CTCTGTATCCAGATGGGCTGGAAGCCTCGTTATGGGCGCTTCGACGTCCTGCCCCTGATCTTGCAAGCGAGGGAGGAGCCACCTGCTCTCTTTGAGCTGCCGGCTGAGCTGGTCCTGGAGGTGTCCATCATTCACCCCAC CTTTGAGTGGTTTGCAGACCTGGGTTTGAAGTGGTATGCACTCCCCGCAGTGTCCAGTATGATGCTTGAGATTGGGGGGCTGGAGTTTACAGCGGTGCCCTTTAATGGGTGGTACCTGGGCTCAGAAATTGGAGTCAGGAACTTCTGCGACAACTATAGATACAACATCCTGGAG GAGGTGGGCAGACGAATGGGCCTGGACACCAAGAAGACCTCCTCCCTCTGGAAGGACAAGGCGATTGTGGAGATCAACATCGCTGTGCTGCACAGCTACCAG TTGGCGAAGGTGACGATTGTGGACCACCACGCTGCCACGGAGTCCTTCATGAAGCACATGGAGAATGAGTATCGCACGCGAGGGGGTTGTCCTGCAGACTGGGTCTGGATTGTCCCGCCCATCTCCGGCAGCATCACCCCTGTCTTCCACCAGGAGATGCTTGACTACTTCCTCTCACCCTCTTTCTCCTACCAG CCTGATCCCTGGAAACTCCCAGGTTTCTCTGCCAAGAAGAAGATGCGCTTCAAGGAAATCGCAGA ggctGTGAAGTTTTCTGCCAGTCTGATGGGCCACGCCATGGCAAAACGAGTGAAAGCCAGGATCCTTTATGCCACGGAGACAGGCAAATCTGAGACCTTTGCACGCATTCTGTGTGACATCTTCAAACAGGCGTTCGACCCCAAG GTGGTCTGTATGGACGAGTATGACATTGTCAACCTGGAGCATGACAATCTGGTCCTGGTCGTTACCAGCACCTTCGGGGATGGAGACCCGCCAGAGAATGGAGAG AGATTTGCCAAAGCACTGATGGACATGACCCACCCTACCTCAAAACAACCAGAACCACAGAA gaGCTACAAGATGCGTTTCAACAGCCTATCTAAAATGGACACGATTCTGGAGTTGCTGAAAAAGAAACCTCGTCTGTCCAGCACAACAGAGAGTGCCGGGCCGTTGGGCACTGTCAG GTTTTCTGTGTTCGGTCTGGGCTCCCGTGCATACCCTCGCTTCTGTGCTTTCGGCCGGGCGGTAGACACACGCTTTGATGAGCTGGGAGGGGAGCGCATCCTGCAGATGGGAGAGGGAGATGAGCTCTGCGGGCAAGAGGAGTCCTTCAAGACCTGGGCCAGGGACATCTTCAGG GCTGCTTGCAACACATTCTGCGTGGAGAGCAATTCGAGTCTGGACCAGAATGAGGATGTATTCTCAAGGGATCATGGATGGCAGTCTCAAAAATACAGGACAGTGATTGAGGCCACACCCACAGACCTGATCACAG CCCTGTCCAAGCTCCACAAGAGGAAGGTCTTTCAGACTAAAGTCATCTCGACACAAAACCTGCAGAGCCCAAAATCCAG TCGTGCGACGATCCTGGTGCGCTTGGACACAGGGGGGCAGAAGGAGCTGCAGTACCTCCCCGGGGATCACCTGGGCATCTTTCCAACCAATCAGGAGCAGCTGGTGCAGGCTGTGCTGTCCCACATCTCCAACGCCCAGCCAATCAACAAGACCATTGGCGTGGAGATCTTAGAGGAGAAGAATG GTAAAAGCAGCTGGGTGCAAGAGAACCGCCTGCCCCCCTGCACCCTTTTCCAGGCGCTGTCTCACTTCCTGGACATCAGCAGCACCCCCAGCCCCCAGCTCCTGCTCTCCCTTTCCCAGTTCACCAGTGCAGACGAGGACAGGAGCAGGCTGGAGACACTCGGCCAG GCTGGCGATGACTACGAGCAGTGGAAGTGGTTCTACTCTCCCACGCTGGCGGAGGTTCTGGAGGAGTTCCCTTCACTCAGTTTGCCCGCCTCCTTCCTGCTCAGCCAACTCCCCCTGCTGCAGCCCCGCTACTATTCCATCAGCTCCTCCCCTGAGACCACCCCCTGCCAGGTCCACGCTACCGTCGCCGTGGTGCAGTACAGCACACAAG ATGGAACAGGTCCCCTGCACCACGGAGTCTGTTCCACATGGCTGAACCAGCTCAAGCCTGGCGAGGAGGTGCCCTGCTTCATCAGAGA GTCACCCTCCTTCCACTTGCCTGCTGATGACTCTGCGCCCTGTATCCTAGTAGGGCCGGGCACCGGTATCGCCCCCTTTAGGAGCTTCTGGCAACAGCGGCTTTATGAGATAGAGCACCGAG GAAAGAAGCCCAAGGAAATGGTGCTGGTTTTCGGCTGTCGCCAGGCAGAGTTTGATCACATTTACAAGGAGGAAATGGAGGAAGCGAAATGCAAGGGAGTCTTCAGTGGCATCTACACAGCCTACTCCAGGGAGGAGCACACCTTCAAG GTGTATGTCCAGGATATTCTGCGGGAGCAGCTGGCCTCGGAGGTGTTAAGGACGCTGTGTGTGCAGAGAGGTCACATGTACGTGTGCGGAGACGTCACCATGGCAAAGGATGTGCTGGACACGGTGCAAGAGATCCTGTCGGTACACGGGGGGATGAGTCTCGATGAGGCCGGGGAGTGTCTCAGCAAGCTGAGG GACCAGAGCCGGTACCACGAGGATATCTTTGGCATCACTTTGCGAACACATGAAGTTAGTTCCCTGATCCGATACAGGTGCCACTTCCAGGAGCAGAAAATGGATGGGAGTATGGAG TGTCATTCCACTGCAGTTTCTTAA
- the LOC121312984 gene encoding eukaryotic translation initiation factor 2-alpha kinase 3-like → MEYCERNLAQWLALDSEHRKKLQIVSKIASAVAYMHQNNYVHRDLKPENIMISQEVTIQLIDFGLVKNLSEENLTPNVGTVLYMAPEQKGDDYTEKVDIFAMGLIVFEIFYPMTTVAEKIDVFSDLNAGVFPNGFKRKFPDIASLIGQMLSVNPSHRPEAEIIAQAFKKLQWNDTIMESLSTEKAGTHLK, encoded by the exons ATGGAGTACTGTGAACGCAACCTGGCCCAATGGCTTGCTCTAGACTCAGAACATAGAAAGAAACTCCAGATCGTCTCAAAGATTGCTTCTGCTGTAGCATATATGCATCAAAACAATTATGTGCACCGGGACCTCAAG CCTGAAAACATAATGATTAGCCAAGAGGTGACAATCCAACTCATTGACTTTGGACTGGTCAAAAACCTAAGTGAAGAGAACCTCACCCCAAACGTAGGCACTGTTTTGTACATGGCGCCAGAGCAG AAAGGAGATGATTACACAGAAAAGGTGGACATCTTCGCCATGGGCCTCATCgtgtttgaaatattttaccCAATGACAACTGTTGCTGAAAAGATTGAT gtatTCAGTGACTTGAATGCAGGAGTGTTCCCTaatggttttaaaagaaaattcccAGACATT GCAAGCTTGATTGGTCAGATGCTGTCCGTGAACCCTTCCCATCGTCCAGAAGCAGAAATAATCGCCCAGGCCTTTAAGAAACTGCAGTGGAATGACACTATAATGGAGAGTTTGTCAACTGAAAAGGCTGGGACACACTTAAAATGA